Below is a genomic region from Brassica rapa cultivar Chiifu-401-42 chromosome A08, CAAS_Brap_v3.01, whole genome shotgun sequence.
GAAATCAATGCTAGTTGAACTTCAGGCATGACTGAATTTTTTTGACAGAGTTGAAGGTGATACAAGAGTTGAAAAGAAGATTTCGAGATTTCAAAATATGCTATATATATTCCTTGGAGACAAAATAGAACTACAGATTTCTTAGCTAGAACCGCTTCATCTTTTTAGAGGACCTTTGGTTTGTAGATTAGTTAACTGTCAAATAAAGAGGTACATCATTAATAGACAATGAAGCATGCCAGAACATAAAAACAGATAGTTAAGGCATGTGTTGAAGTTGATTTAACGTATAAACTGCGACTGTAAGTGACAAAAACAAGAGATCCGTGAAGGGCATTATCAGAAGCAGTCCAACACACCGCAGCAGCACAGAGCAGCAAGACTGCAATCAAAGAAACAGATACGGTTAATCGAAACACAAGAGATTAATTAAGTTAGCAGAAAGAACAATCGCTAAGCCAATCACAACTCTGTTTACGACAAAAGGTTTGAGCATAAGAAAAGTTATAGATGAATAATTAGGGTCGGATCTGGGCATAAGCCAGTGATTTGATCTATAGCCTccaaaaattttgaagaaaaatagaTATAAGCTTCCAAATTTATTAAATAGTTTACTGCCCCAAAATTTGAGGGTTGGTCATGTGAACAGTTCTGGTGTGACTTTCACAGTAGATGTCTAAACGCAATTCACGTTATGATCACTCATCCGTACATCAACTCTCAAGGAATCTGGTCTCTGATCAGGATCAGTTGGATCAAAATATTCTCAGAGAAGTTCATAAACGAAAAACACTGAGTTCAAGGAACCCAAAACACGTAGCTCCTAAAGTGTCACACATCAATCATCAATTGGTTAGAAGGAACttataaagaaaaacataattgCTTAAGTTCTCAATCATAGCTTTATACCAACACAATTAATGAGTTAACAAGTTTGACCAAAAAGGCGCAAAGAATGAATCGATTTGGTGCACCCCTCGGTGCTTGAAATTTCACGAAACAGTGATTCTGGTAAATAACAATGGTAAAAttaatggggggggggggggagggggggaaTGGAGAGACGAACCAGCCACAGAGGAAAGAGGAGGAGCCAGTACCAGAGTTAGAATCCTGGTGATGATGATAAACTGGCTGATATTTTAGAGCTTCATGCAATAAATGTTGGCatcaatacaataaaaaaaacagttatgcTACACTTCATTTTTCTAAAATCTTCATGCTTACCAATGTGCACATGAAACGGCTAATTAAGAAGGCCGCTCTCTTTCCTTTGTATTACGCAACCCTTGAAAGTTATACTGTTGGTTGTTGTAAATATTAGTATAGTACTCGGTTTACAAACCGGTTTGTAATGGTTAAGTTTCCTTTTGCTTAACTGTACAACTATATATATTGAACCCACATGTACATGTTAATTATGAAGAATAACAAACTTtcatttcatcatcttcttcatctctcaCTCTTAGCTTGAATCTGGTTCTTCATCATCTTTGATTTTGAAGTTAATATGGTATCAAATCTGAAATTGTTGAGATTTGTATAAACAATGTGTTATCTTAGTTGTAAATTTGTAATGTATAACTAATGTGATTCatgatttatatttaatgtttatGATTATCAAATAGTATTAGTTTATGACTAACAACACATTGTTAATTAGGAAAAAAACTCACTATAGTAGCAATAAACCAAGAGTTACTACAATACAAGAGCTACAACTAATAACCGCCCATGCACATGCAACTGCGTCTGCGTTTGAATCACTAAACGCGAACGGTTTGGTTATTATGGAGAAAAGCATTGGAACACAAAACTCTCATAAACACCACCGCCGGTAACCTGAAACTCCTTTTCCGGCCGAGATTCAGACATCCGAGGATGGCTTTTTCTCTTTTCCTGTACTTTACTTGTACAAAAGCCTAGCCTCACATTTTTATCGGCAACGGCGGCAGCTTTTTTCTCCATTCTCCGGCGGTAGACATACTCTTCCGATATGAAGACATCCATTGGAATAACTTGTACTTCCGTTAATAAGCTTCGTCGAGAATCAAGATGTTAGAAAAGGAATCAGAACCTTTGAGAGtgtttttcgaaaatgaaagaAATGTTTTGTTATGCAGTTTCAAGTTTCTTGATATAACTGAAGTGAATGGCAAAGTATTAAGTTAATTTATAGAGGGGTAGTAAAACAATGGGCAATAGCTTCCTTGTTTTGATACATgcaaaggatttttttttttttaaatgtttttccaTAAAAGTTGTTCTCCCCCGGTATAGGTCAGTACTTCTGCTAGTTTTCAGTGAAAAAAATCCAATTACTTAACTAGTGGAACCTAGTTTTAATGGATTCGATGGATTTTGATAGAACTatggttttttcttttcttttttcaaaggTGATATGATATAGAACCAATATCTGGTTGAAATACGATTTTCGATTGGTGCAACCCTTTTTGTTGGCCTTTTGAATTTTGATTAGTTCGTGGATGTCTAGTGAGtaaatttctataaataaaattattacattGGGTGTATTTATATAGAAGTGAATAATGTATAAACACAATAATGAAAtgctatagttttttttttggttaaaatgaAATGCTATAGTTGTTAGTTACCAGAGATTCATATGACGATTTGTGTTATATTGTAAggtcttttgtttttgttcaccttatttttttgttcacccTATTATAATATGGTCAAACACTcgaaatataaacaataaaaatactttttgtttgtttttcaaaCATCATTAGAAACAGAATTAGAACCTTTTGACATTTACCTAAAAGCATGTGAACACACAcactttataataattaaatatccCCAAAAGTTATCCAGAAAAGCATAAACCATAAGCATTTCTCGAACGAAGAAGCTCTACCTAAAATATCGGCTACAGATAAAATTCGAGCAACGAGCGTAGCTGCGTAGACGGTTTCAGAATGAAAACCGCGGGTCGTAGAACACTAGAACGTATAAACCAACCCAACCCAACCCAACCCCCTCTTTTAAGCTTTTGTCGCCTTATTCACGTGTCTATCCTTACTAAATTACAGTTTTGCCCACTTTTTTAACATCTCATTATGGGCCGAGTTTAGTTAGGCTCATTAACCAAATTCCACAGGCTCTGTTCTATTTCTAAAGGGAATTGATGTAGTCTATGCGAGAAAAAAGATCAGTGTTTGACGTTCGAGAAAAAGGTAAAACGACATGTAGTTCATCTCTTAAACCGGAGAACAGAAAGACGTTATTGAAATCACTGATAAAGCTCATTCCTCGCTCGCCATAGCCATTTCTCTCCTCTGTAAATTCTACATAAGAGGGAGAGTGAATGTCTCAGAGCTCGAGCCACGTTCACTCGAGATAAACGAAAGTTAGAGATTTTGATGGAACCCGTGATTCTCATTCGAAGAAACTACAACTTATGGAGAAGCTGGAGATAGTGGAGCTGTGTAATTATCAGAGATTGAAAATACATCAGTTCTAACTGGTAATAGATAGAGACAAAGACTATAAGACCTTTtacaaggagtctgacatgtagCTGATATGTTTGTTGTTTTATCAAGAAACGCAGCTTGATGTCACGAGTAAAGCTCCAACTTCAGATTCAAGCTTAGTAGGTTCTGAAGTTGGTAACATAGTCAATGGAGAAGAATCTTCTAGTATGAAGCTGGATTATCTTCTTATGGTATGTGACAGAGAGAAGCAGAAGTTCTTGTCATCTTTTGTTAGTCAGGTTTGACCccaaaaaagaaattcaaaactTTTAATAACTCAAAAACAATGTGAAAATGCTTATTTTGCTCCCCTATGGAACACTTTACTCAATGCAGAAAATCAAAGTGATTGTGGTTATGGCAGAGCCATTAGCAGTTATGCAAAGAAACTTACTTCACTTTGGTAGCTCTGCATTAAGTATCTGTACCAATCTTTCTAACCTAAACATGTGAGATGTTTGAAGCAATCAGTCAAAAGTAACCACCAAATCGAATTATGTAAGGGTTGATTGGATGGACAAGTTTAACAACCAATGTTTGATTGGACAACGCCGTTATCTAAACTTTTAGTGTACATCATTACTATGAATCAATAATTAAAAACGTTATGGTCAGTGAATGACAGTAAGATTACTTCATAACTTGAGAGATTTACCGCAAAAAGAAACACAGTAACGCGTAGGAAAAATATCCTCTGTCTTGTAACtatcctctgttttttttgcAATTATTCTCGTAGATTTGGTTATCAGTAGTTTTcacatttttacaaaaatagaaataaaatacaTACTGCAAGAAAAAGACTTTATCTTCTTAATTTCCCCAATTTGGTTACCAGTATTCAGTAGGTTTcacatttacaaaaatataattaaaatacatactgcaacaaaaatataactaaaatacaTACTGCAAGAAAAATACCTTTTTAATTTCGCCAATTTGGTTATCAGTGGTTTTcacatttttacaaaaatagaaataaaatacaaaCTGCAAGAAAAAGACTTTATCTTCTTAATTTCCCCAACAGTATTCAGTAGGTTTCACATTTACAAGAATATAACTAAAATACATActgcaacaaaaatataattaaaatacatacTGCAAAAAAAAtaccttttttttaatttcgccAATTTGGTTATCAGTAGTTTTcacatttttacaaaaatagaattaaaaatacaaactgCAACAAAAAGACTCATCTTTTTAATTTGTCCACCAAgaagttatttatttatttaaatcctCCCCTAAGGAAAAAGACAAGATTGAGGATGAATACGTAACTGAAAATTGAGGAAACAGAGCCATCAACCTTTCAACACggatgatcatcatcatcactctcTGCCGCCTTTAAATAGAAACCAACAAAGACATTCTTGAGCCCACACTCACTCCTTTCCTATTTCTTCGCTTTGCGTGCCTTCCTTCTTCTTATCTACTTGCATCCCACAAAAAGCTACTTAATACCATTTAATAAAGACCCCAACTTTCTTGTGCCTTCTTCTCTCTTATCATCTTCTTCGCTgtgatctctctctcttatccAAAAGACCAGTACAAAAAGAATCGATCTTTCCTAGTGGGTTCTTCGATAAAACTTCGATCTTGAGAAATGGGTTCGTCTGTGGAGCAGAACATTCTCGTTACCGGCGGTGCTGGATTCATCGGGACGCATACCGTTGTTCAGCTTCTTAAAGAGGGGTTTAAGGTCTCGATCATCGATAATCTTGATAACTCTGTTATCGAAGCCGTTGATCGGGTTAGGGAGCTCGTTGGTCCTGATCTCTCCAAGAAGCTCGAGTTCACTCAGGTAACCGTTACTACTTCTCTTTCTACTCTGTTTTTCGTAGATAATTCTCATAAAGGTGTTGCCTTTGTGATTGAAATGGTTACTCTGTTTTTGTATCTCTGTATGAATTGCTCTGTTCTTGGTCTCTTTTCGAGAAAAATCTCATAAAGGTGTTGTCTTTGTGATTGAAATCGTTGCTCTGTATCTTCTTTAGTTGTGTAGACTTGTTTACTTAAAGGGTGTTGATTGATTACAGGGTGATCTAAGGAACAAAGGGGATATTGAGAAACTCTTCTCCAAACAGAGGTATTGTTCTTTGTTAAATTCTTCTTTATGTTCAGGTGAGTTGTAAAGTTAATAACTTTCATTGGTTTCTTGTGAGGGTAAACAGGTTTGATGCTGTGATCCATTTCGCGGGTCTTAAAGCTGTGGGTGAGAGTGTTGGCAACCCTCGCCGCTACTTTGACAATAACTTGGTCGGAACCATCAATCTCTACGAGACCATGGCAAAGCACAACTGCAAAATGGTTAGATAAGATCCTACTACAGCCTTTAATAAAATGCTTTAAAAAGATTTAATCTTTTACATTggagtgttgttgtaatatgtgtacagatggtgTTTTCATCATCTGCGACTGTGTATGGACAACCTGAGAAGATCCCATGCATGGAGGACTTTGAGTTAAAGGCTATGAATCCTTATGGTCGCACAAaggtaaataaaaagaaaagcttTACACTTTGTGAGTTTCTGTTGTTGAAAGTCACAGCCTTACTCTCTCTTGTGGCAGCTCTTTCTTGAGGAGATAGCTAGAGATATCCAGGCGGCGGAGCCAGAGTGGAGGATTGTTTTGCTGAGGTACTTCAACCCTGTGGGAGCACACGAGAGTGGAAGAATTGGAGAGGATCCAAAGGGTATCCCTAATAACCTCATGCCTTACATACAGCAAGTAGCTGTTGGACGCTTGCCTGAACTCAATGTCTATGGACATGACTATCCTACCGAGGATGGTAGTGCGGTAAAGACACTAGTCTCAATCTCAGGGTCTCGTattcagtttttggttttataaGAATATGATTTGAAAAACAGGTGAGGGACTACATCCATGTGATGGATTTGGCTGATGGACATATCGCTGCGCTAAGGAAGCTGTTTGATGATCCAAAGATAGGTAATGATCTCAGGAGATGATTCAATCTTTGATGGATACTTAACTCAGACATGTTTGTTGTGATTATCAGGCTGTACTGCTTACAATCTAGGGACTGGACGAGGAACGTCTGTGTTAGAGATGGTTGCTGCTTTTGAGAAAGCTTCTGGCAAGGTAAACAAACACAGACCTGAGTGTGAAATTAGAATATTTCTGGAATGTTTTTGTGCTCTAAAACTGGTTTATTTGCAGAAAATACCGATCAAGCTATGTCCGAGAAGGTCAGGAGATGCAACAGCAGTTTATGCTTCAACAGAGAAAGCTGAGAAAGAACTTGGCTGGAAGTAAGTTTCCAACTCTTTCACCATTTAACCATTTGGTTTTTTAGCCTTTTTAAATAGTTGTTAAGTGATATGAACTGgtttaaattgttttattaGGGCAAAGTATGGAGTGGAGGAGATGTGCAGAGACCAGTGGAATTGGGCAAACAACAATCCATGGGGTTACCAGAAGAAGCTTTGAACTTTACTCTTCTCTCTAATCGCTCAATATACAAAGAAAAGTGTTTACATACACATCATATATAGTTTGCTTTTACTTTCCATGTAACCGAACGGGTCTGTTTACTTCTATGAATAAAATAGCTAGTTGATGATTCTATGGATCGTTCAAGATTTTATTACACAATCCAACGATGAACCATCAGATCAAGAAAGCATATCTAGAAAGCGTTTGTTCAATCTACCATCGGCTAACATATCAATAACCATCTTCATGGTAGAAGCATCAGCAGAGAACCCACACCTCTTCATTTCTTCTATGAGTTCAACTGAAGTGGCTACACCACTACCTCCTAAATGAGCTCGGATCAGTGTGTTGTATGTACACTCACTTGGCGCAGTCTCATCCTCCTCTCCCAtctttttaaacaacttatccGCTTCAGACAATGAGCCTTTCTTACATAGTCCTCCAATCATTACATTGTACGTTTTGACATCAGGCTTCACTCCTTTGAGAGGGAGGAGGCTAGAGAATAACTCCCAAGCATCATCGACTCTCCTTGCATTACACATCCCGTGAATGATGATATTGTATATACCAATATCAATACCCATCTTACACTTTTGCATTTTTTCAAGTATTTCTAAAGCCTCTTCTAGTTCTCCATTGTCACACAACCCGTCCAGCAAAATACCATAAGTCACAACACTGGGGGACACGCCACGAGAAACCATCTCTTGGAAGAGTTCTTTGGCGACATTAAGTTTCCCCGCTTCACAAAACCCTTGGATGAGAGTGCTATAGGTGACTGTATTAGCAACCAACCCTCTCAAAGAAATCTCCCGGAAAAGTTTCATTCCATCAACAACCCGTTTAGCCTTACAATATCCGTTTATAAGAGTACCATAAGTCACGATACTCGGTTCGCATCCCTTGCTAACCATCAGATCCATCATCTGGTTAGCCTCGTCTAGGCGATTCTCCATGCACAAACCATATATCAAAGAAGTATATGTAATGGTATCAGGATCTATACCTCTTGGGACCATCTCATTGTACAATTCTTTAGCCTCCTTAAGCTTTCCTTCTTTCACAAAACAATCTATCAAGGCACTGAACGTGACGACATTGGGGGTGATATTCCTTGTGATCATATCTCTTAACAACTGTGCACCATCATCCCATCTTCCGGCGTTACAGAACCCTCCTATGAGAGAGTTGTAGGTGATAACATCTGCTTTGATCCCTTCCCTTTCCATTTCATTAAAAAGGCTGAGTGCTTCATCATAGTTCCCATTTTTGCAGAGACTATCAATAATCATATTATATGTAACTACTTGAGGCTTGACCTTTTTATCTTCCATCTTTCTGAGCAGATCCAAGGCTGAGACAGTGTTCCCTGACTTGCATATCCTGTTCAAGATCGGACCGTAGGTAAACTGATCGGGTTGACATCCATGTTCCACCATCCGATCGACTAGTGCTTCAGCCTCAGACACTTGATCTTTGAGACAAAGTCCGTTGACAAGAGTGTTGAGCGTTACGAGGTTTGGTCTAACTTTCATTTCAACCATTCTATCAACTATCACCACAGCTTCAGACACTCTACCCTCGAGACATAACCCGTTTACCAGAGTTGAAAACGTGACTGTGTCTGGCTCATACCCAAGTTTCAAGATTTTGCCAAGAACAGAAAAAGCAAAACCGAGCTTCCTGCGACGGCAGAAGCAGTTTATTACAATGCTTAGGGTGTAGATGCTATGTGCGATTCCTTGCAACTCCATCTGCTTGCAGAGGGACAGCACGAGTTCGTACTGTTTTGTCTTGGCGACGGCGCTAAACAGCCTACTGAAATCTATGATACTAGGAAGAGGACGAGATCGGATCATTGACTGGAAGAGATCAACAGCATCGTCTTTCTTGATGTCAGCAATGCCACAGCTCAATCTCTCTCTGTAAGAGAGGTTTCTGTCGCTCCTGTTCAGACAAGAGAAGTCTCTTTCGCAGCAAGACAAGAACTCGTGTCGGAAAGTTTTCAGAGTACCTGTCTCCATGAAACGAGGATGAAGAGTAATCAATCTTCTCCGCATCATCAATGTCATGTCTTCCTCTGATGAATCTTTCCTTTCTTAGGGCACGTACGCCTTTGTGGGAGAGACGATAACCGGTTCAACCTTTTCCTTTAAAAACTCAAAACCGGTTTAATTTTACAGAACGACGTCGTTTATTTAGCAGTACTGTTAAGTCCTGCAACGGTCGTTCTTGTTGTAGACAGTAGATCAAAGCAAATATGTTTAGGATAACATTATAAAAAGACAACACTCTGAATTTGATTATGTTATAAAAGTATCTGAAAACTAGTAGGAGGAAGCAAAATAATATTACATTCTTTAGTTTCCTTTTACCTTATAATAGCTTTATCTTCCTCAGTGACGACAAGCTCTCCATCAACAAACTCACAATACTCGAAAGGTAAACCAAGCtgcttctccatcttcttcactATAAACACTTGCGATTCCTCACACACTGTAACCACCGTCCCTTTCCTTCCCAGCCTCCCCGTCCTCCCAGCTCTGTGTGCGTAGTGCACCGCGTCCGTTGGGAGTTCAAGATTCACCACTAGATCACACTCCGCGACGTCAAGACCCCGAGCAGAGAGCTCGTTAGTCACAAGCACTCTAACTTCCCCGTTCTTGAACTTCTTCAGAACCGTTGATCTCCCTAGCTTCCCGAGATCTCCATGCAGCTCGGAGCAGCTCATACCACGGGCTTCGAGCTTGTAGACCACGTCTTTCAGCTGCTTCGAGTGGTTCATGAAAGCTATAACGGACTGGGCATCAAGGGCGTGGACGCATCTCCTTAACGCGTCGACTTTGTGTTGATGTTTTGAGATGCAGTAGAAGTGTTTCAGCGCTGGAGGTAGGCTCTGGATGGTAGTCTGAATCTGGCCGTTAGCCTCAGAAGTTGTGGGGGTTAAGCTAATAGCCGGTGCGGTTGTTTGAACGCTGTCAAGAGGAGTGACTTTGTTGGCTTGGACAAGGACAGGCTCGTGACTCCAGCTCTTAGCTGCTCGAATAACCGAGAACGGAACCGTTGCAGAGACTAGAATGGTCTGGCGGTTAGCACGTTCATCAACTTCTCCTTTAGGACCAGCCCCAGCTCTCCTTCCCACATGTTCAATAATCCGATGGATATCTTCTCGGAAGTTAAAAGATAAAAGCTCATCGACTTCGTCTAGCACCAAGAATCTACACCCATGAGTGTGCAACCTCCCGCTTTTGCTTATCTCTGCAATTCTCCCTGGAGTGCCAACAACGATAGCAGGTTTGTTCTTCTTAAGCGCCTCCTCTTGCCTCATCCGGTTAGCACCACCAACCAACTGCTGAACCATTCTACGGTGATCAGGTCCGAGGAGCTTCTCCACCTCTCTTACTATCTGCATACCGAGTTCTCTTGATGGAGCCACGATCATCGCTTGAATCTCAGCTCTCTTCTCGCTGCTCTTAGCTTTTCCTGAGAGTGGACCAATCTCTGATAATATCGGAAGCAGATAAGCTAAGGTTTTGCCAGATCCTGTGTAAGACTGAATCACTGCGTCATGACCTTTGATTATTGCAGGGACAGCTGCGGATTGGACATCTGTTGGGACAGAGAAGCCTTCTCTTTCCAAGCTGTCTAGCAACGAATCAGGGAGGCCAAGCTCCTCAAATGACTTTGCAGAAAACAAAGGAGACACTATCTCAGCTGGTTTCTTCTCCTTCACTACTTTGACTTTATAGTTCGTTGCTGCTCTTACCTTACCTTGTTGACTCATTTCAGAAACAAAGCTTCCTTCAAGCTTCGTAGCCTTACTCTTCCCCGATCTCCTTGGGCTGTTGTTCCCTAACTCAAGGCTTGCAAGAGTAAGAGAGCCATCTTCTTTGGCAACATGGCATAAGAGACGCGATTGGCGGTGGTAGTTAGTTGCAGCAGAA
It encodes:
- the LOC103836145 gene encoding bifunctional UDP-glucose 4-epimerase and UDP-xylose 4-epimerase 1; translation: MGSSVEQNILVTGGAGFIGTHTVVQLLKEGFKVSIIDNLDNSVIEAVDRVRELVGPDLSKKLEFTQGDLRNKGDIEKLFSKQRFDAVIHFAGLKAVGESVGNPRRYFDNNLVGTINLYETMAKHNCKMMVFSSSATVYGQPEKIPCMEDFELKAMNPYGRTKLFLEEIARDIQAAEPEWRIVLLRYFNPVGAHESGRIGEDPKGIPNNLMPYIQQVAVGRLPELNVYGHDYPTEDGSAVRDYIHVMDLADGHIAALRKLFDDPKIGCTAYNLGTGRGTSVLEMVAAFEKASGKKIPIKLCPRRSGDATAVYASTEKAEKELGWKAKYGVEEMCRDQWNWANNNPWGYQKKL
- the LOC103836144 gene encoding pentatricopeptide repeat-containing protein At3g22470, mitochondrial, which produces MTLMMRRRLITLHPRFMETGTLKTFRHEFLSCCERDFSCLNRSDRNLSYRERLSCGIADIKKDDAVDLFQSMIRSRPLPSIIDFSRLFSAVAKTKQYELVLSLCKQMELQGIAHSIYTLSIVINCFCRRRKLGFAFSVLGKILKLGYEPDTVTFSTLVNGLCLEGRVSEAVVIVDRMVEMKVRPNLVTLNTLVNGLCLKDQVSEAEALVDRMVEHGCQPDQFTYGPILNRICKSGNTVSALDLLRKMEDKKVKPQVVTYNMIIDSLCKNGNYDEALSLFNEMEREGIKADVITYNSLIGGFCNAGRWDDGAQLLRDMITRNITPNVVTFSALIDCFVKEGKLKEAKELYNEMVPRGIDPDTITYTSLIYGLCMENRLDEANQMMDLMVSKGCEPSIVTYGTLINGYCKAKRVVDGMKLFREISLRGLVANTVTYSTLIQGFCEAGKLNVAKELFQEMVSRGVSPSVVTYGILLDGLCDNGELEEALEILEKMQKCKMGIDIGIYNIIIHGMCNARRVDDAWELFSSLLPLKGVKPDVKTYNVMIGGLCKKGSLSEADKLFKKMGEEDETAPSECTYNTLIRAHLGGSGVATSVELIEEMKRCGFSADASTMKMVIDMLADGRLNKRFLDMLS
- the LOC103836143 gene encoding DEAD-box ATP-dependent RNA helicase 47, mitochondrial codes for the protein MAMSSVSTRFLVLLQDFSAFRKISWRSAATNYHRQSRLLCHVAKEDGSLTLASLELGNNSPRRSGKSKATKLEGSFVSEMSQQGKVRAATNYKVKVVKEKKPAEIVSPLFSAKSFEELGLPDSLLDSLEREGFSVPTDVQSAAVPAIIKGHDAVIQSYTGSGKTLAYLLPILSEIGPLSGKAKSSEKRAEIQAMIVAPSRELGMQIVREVEKLLGPDHRRMVQQLVGGANRMRQEEALKKNKPAIVVGTPGRIAEISKSGRLHTHGCRFLVLDEVDELLSFNFREDIHRIIEHVGRRAGAGPKGEVDERANRQTILVSATVPFSVIRAAKSWSHEPVLVQANKVTPLDSVQTTAPAISLTPTTSEANGQIQTTIQSLPPALKHFYCISKHQHKVDALRRCVHALDAQSVIAFMNHSKQLKDVVYKLEARGMSCSELHGDLGKLGRSTVLKKFKNGEVRVLVTNELSARGLDVAECDLVVNLELPTDAVHYAHRAGRTGRLGRKGTVVTVCEESQVFIVKKMEKQLGLPFEYCEFVDGELVVTEEDKAIIR